The Juglans regia cultivar Chandler chromosome 2, Walnut 2.0, whole genome shotgun sequence genome includes a window with the following:
- the LOC108995910 gene encoding cationic amino acid transporter 8, vacuolar: METRTEQAEPPSRSYWRWSKQDFFPEASFDSYTSYKTALSHTCHRLKDRVLDRSTDDFELVELSKASEHPMHKCLTWWDLLWLSFGSVVGSGIFTITGLVAHDHGPSVVVSYAAAGLSALLSALCYTEFAVEIPVAGGSFSYLRIELGDFIAFIAAGNILLEAVVGAAGLGRAWSSYFASIIKNDPDFLRIRVSYLAKGFNLLDPIAVGVLLVANGVAMSGTRRTSFLNWISSIVSAFVFVFIIVVGFVHVKSSNLVPFFPTGAKGVFEAAAIVYWSYTGFDMVATMAEETKQPARDIPVGLVGSMAMITVVYCMMALALTMMQKYTEIDKDAAYSVAFVNVGMNWAKYLVSICALKGMTTSLLVGSLGQARYTTQIARSHLIPPWFALVHPKTGTPINATLLVTITSIIVAFFTSLDVLSSVFSFSTLFIFVLIAVALLVRRHYVSNVTPKNDLIKFLVCLFVVIGSCIGGTVFWNLNGGGWNWIGYVVAVLVWLFGTLRMALLPKHRVPKFWGVPLVPWLPSLSIGMNIFLIGSLGSVALWRFFICSVVMLVYYLLVGLHATYDVAHENKQDSKDVEGKEDVNQGV; this comes from the coding sequence ATGGAAACCCGAACAGAGCAAGCAGAACCTCCAAGTAGAAGCTATTGGCGATGGAGCAAGCAGGACTTTTTCCCAGAAGCCTCATTCGATAGCTATACATCCTACAAGACCGCACTATCCCACACCTGCCACCGCCTCAAGGACCGCGTCCTTGACCGCTCCACCGACGATTTCGAGCTCGTCGAGCTCAGCAAGGCCAGCGAGCACCCCATGCACAAGTGTCTCACTTGGTGGGACCTCCTCTGGCTCAGCTTCGGCTCCGTCGTCGGTTCCGGCATCTTCACCATCACCGGTCTCGTAGCCCACGACCACGGCCCCTCCGTCGTCGTCTCCTACGCCGCTGCCGGTCTCTCCGCTTTGCTTTCCGCCCTCTGCTATACCGAGTTCGCCGTCGAGATCCCCGTCGCTGGAGGCTCCTTCTCTTACTTGCGCATCGAGTTGGGCGACTTCATCGCCTTCATCGCCGCCGGGAATATACTGTTAGAGGCCGTGGTCGGCGCGGCCGGGCTGGGTCGGGCATGGTCTTCCTACTTCGCCAGTATAATAAAGAACGACCCAGATTTCTTGCGCATCAGGGTAAGTTATTTGGCTAAAGGTTTTAATCTTTTAGATCCAATTGCCGTTGGGGTGCTTTTAGTTGCCAACGGGGTCGCTATGAGTGGGACAAGGAGGACGTCTTTCTTGAATTGGATTAGTTCTATAGTCAGTGCTTTTGTCTTTGTGTTTATTATAGTGGTTGGGTTCGTCCATGTCAAGAGCTCAAATTTGGTGCCCTTTTTTCCAACGGGAGCAAAGGGTGTTTTCGAGGCTGCTGCAATCGTGTACTGGTCTTATACCGGGTTCGATATGGTGGCGACTATGGCGGAAGAGACTAAGCAGCCCGCGAGGGACATACCAGTGGGGTTGGTTGGTTCCATGGCTATGATAACTGTGGTTTATTGCATGATGGCTTTGGCATTGACGATGATGCAGAAATACACTGAGATTGATAAGGATGCGGCGTATTCAGTTGCTTTTGTTAATGTTGGAATGAATTGGGCCAAGTATTTAGTGAGTATATGTGCACTGAAGGGGATGACTACGAGCTTGTTGGTTGGATCCCTTGGGCAAGCTCGATACACGACTCAGATTGCGAGATCGCATTTGATTCCGCCCTGGTTTGCTCTCGTGCACCCAAAGACTGGAACCCCCATTAATGCTACTCTATTGGTCACAATAACTAGTATAATTGTGGCATTTTTCACTAGTTTGGATGTGTTGTCGAGTGTTTTCTCGTTCAGTACGCTCTTCATTTTTGTGCTTATTGCTGTTGCATTGCTCGTGAGGCGACATTATGTTTCGAATGTGACACCAAAGAATGATTTGATtaaatttcttgtttgcttATTTGTTGTTATCGGATCTTGCATTGGCGGAACggtattttggaatttgaacgGAGGAGGGTGGAATTGGATTGGGTATGTAGTTGCTGTTTTAGTTTGGCTTTTTGGGACTCTGAGGATGGCGCTGCTTCCAAAGCACCGTGTTCCCAAGTTTTGGGGGGTTCCACTCGTTCCATGGTTGCCTTCACTGTCCATTGGgatgaatatttttctcattggGTCACTTGGTTCTGTCGCACTTTGGAGGTTCTTCATTTGCAGCGTTGTAATGCTTGTCTACTATTTGTTAGTTGGTCTCCATGCCACCTATGACGTCGCTCATGAAAACAAGCAGGATTCAAAAGACGTTGAGGGAAAGGAAGATGTTAATCAAGGTGTGTAA